The Gemmatimonadales bacterium DNA window ATGGACACGCTGTCGAAGCGCTATGAGGAGCGGGAGCGGTACGACGTGGTGCTGGCGAATCCGCCGTTCAAGGGGAGCATAGACAAGGGGGACATTCACGAGGAGCTGCGGCTCAAGACGACGAAGACCGAGCTGCTGTTCGTGAATCGCATCATCAACCTGCTCAGGGTGGGTGGCAGGGCTGGGGTGATCGTGCCGGACGGGGTGTTGTTCGGCTCGAGCAACGCGCATCGCGACCTCAGGAAGATCCTGGTGGATGAGTGCGAGCTACAGGGGATCGTGAAGCTGCCGGCGGGGGTGTTCAAGCCGTACGCCGGGGTGAGCACGGCGGTGCTGCTCTTCGCCAAGGGTGGCCGGACCGAGCACGTCTGGTACTACGACATGCAGGCCGACGGCTGGTCGCTGGACGACAAGCGGGAGAAGGTGGCCGAGAACGACATTCCGGACGCGATCGCGCGGTGGAAGGCGCGGGACCCCACCAAGGACACGGATCGGACGGCGAGGGCGTTCTTCGTGCCGGTGGGGGAGATTCGGGAGAACAAGTACGACTTGTCGCTCAATCGGTACAGGGAAGTGGCGTACGAGGAGGCGGCGTACGAACCGCCCGCCGTGATCATCCAGCGTCTTCAAGAGATCGAGGCCGAGATATCGCGCGATCTCGAACAGTTGGAGTCGTTGATCAAGTGATGCGCGCTGCGGCGATCACCGATGTTGCGGAGGTGAATCCGTCGTTGCCGCGCGCCCTGAGAACGCGCGACGGCGCGGAGGCCGTCCCGTTCCTCCCGATGGCTGCCGTGTCAGAAGACGGGCGCGCGTCCTACCACGAGCGGAGATCGCTGGCCGAGCTGATCACGGGCCACACGTATTTCGAGCGCGGGGACGTGATCGTTGCCAAGATCACGCCATGCTTCGAGAATGGCAAGGCGGCACACCTGATCGACCTACCGGCAGATTTCGGCTTCGGGTCGACCGAATTCCACGTTGTTCGTCCTGGACCCGAGTTGGACGGTCGGTATCTGTTTCATGCTCTTTGGAACACTGGTTTCCGGAGGATCGGGGCGCGATACATGACCGGTACTGCGGGGCAGAAGAGGCTACCGGCAGACACACTCAGGCGGCATCGGGTCCCCCTGCCTTCTCTCGCCGAGCAGCGGCGGATCGCGGCGGTGTTGGACAAGGCGGATGGGATTCGGCGGAAGCGGCGGGAGAGCCTGCGGCTACTGGACGAGTTCCTGCGCTCGGCATTTCTGGAGATGTTTGGGGATCCGGTGAGGAATGAGAAGGGGTGGCCGACGATGCCACTGGCGGAGCTTGGTCGGGTCGTCACTGGGTCCACTCCACCGACCGACGACGTCGACAACTACTCGGATGCAGGTCTTCCGTTCATCAGACCAGCGCAGTTGGACGAGGCCTCGCCTATCACAGCGTCTGACAGGCACGTCGCGCCCAAGGGCCAGCGCCTCGTCGAGGTTCTGCCCGCAGGAGCTGTGCTATTCTGCGGCATTGGCGCGACGATCGGGAAGAGCGGGTACACGGCCGTACCAGTGTGCGTCAATCAGCAGATTCATGCCGTGATACTGAATCGCGACACCATGACTCCGGCGTATCTGTTGATGGTACTTCGGCAAGCTCGAACGGCGATCGTGAGCCGCGCGACTGCTACGACGCTGCCGATACTCAAGAAATCGGCGTTCGAACGACAACGCGTTCCGACACCTCCCATCGGGCTTATTGAACGATATGCGAGGCTCTATGACAGGGCCGTTGCGGTCCTCAATCGCTCGATGCAGGCGGGCGCCCACGCAGCCGACCTCTTTGACTCGCTGGCGCAGCGGGCGTTTGGTGGGGAGGGGCAGCGAAGCTCATGAGGCTCCCACCAGGGACACGGCCTCGCGGCCCGTCGCCCGTCTCGGCTGCTTCACCACTTTGTGCTAGTGCGCTCCGCGACCTCGAGCCGAGCCTTGTCGGGCACGTCGCGGATCTCGCTTCGATAGCTGGGGAGGGCCCAGCTCCAGACTAGCGCGAACGGAGGAATGACAAGCCCTGAAAGTGGAAGAATCAGGCTGAGCAGATCCCGTCGACTCCCGCCTTCCCAGGCCCAGCCAAACAGCTCCCGCACGCCCCAGGCCGTGCTCAGGCCCAGAAGTAGGCAACCAAGCACCCGCAGCAGCAGCCGATTCCTCGCGGCACGCTCCAATCTGATTTCGACTTCCTCCCGGGCGATATCCTCGATCCGTTTTCGCGAGGTTTCCACTTGCGCCTTTTCATCGAGGGCCTGCGCGACTATCACCCGAGCTTCCCCATGATCAGCGACAAGCTTCGCGGTGGCTCGTTGGTAGGCACGCTCGATCTTGAGCCTAAGCTCCGGATCGTTCCGCTTTGCGCCGGCCATTCGCGCCGCGTGTATCTCCCGTGCGAGCTCCTGGACAGTTTCCTTGGGTAGTTCCTTCACATCCCGATGTATCTCGTCCAGCCATCGCAAGTCTTCGACAGCGTACGTGGCCTGAGAGACCTCTACTTCGTTGGAAATGAGTCTGGCTAGGATCGGGCCAAATTGCACTGCGTCAACCTTCGTTCCCGACTGGTCCACGGCCAGGATCTGGAGCAACGGGTCGAGCGACACCCACAAGGGGGTACCCGTCGGGCCGGCCCATCGAAGGGCGAGGTCGTGCATCGTCAGGTCAAGCGTCAGAACCCATGCGCGATCGCCACGCTCCAGTAGGTGTCGGACCACGCCGGTCACAGCGGCATCGTGGCGGGCTAGGTGAATCGGTTTCGGTCGGTGCCGCCGCTCGCGCCAATGAGTCTGGATCTGAGTGACAAGCTGCTTGTCTTCCTCAGCACCTGCGGCTGCCTTCGCCACGTCTGGCTCGTCGAGCAGAGTAATCCGTAGCTGATCCCCGATGCCTACTGGGGGATCCATGATCTGATCGAAGAACCTCTGATAGTCGGCCCTGTCTCTGCAGTAGCGCCCTACGGCCGTCTTTATCCATGGGTCCTCAGAGTCTTCAAGCACAGCCGTTCCGTATCGGTCGATTACCCGCAGCGTGTCCGTTGTCCAGCGACTGACGACGCGTCGGTACTCTTCACGCGTCGGGTAGCAATAGAACAGCTGCGCATTGATCGCTCGCAGTGCCTCTCCAAGCGCTTGGAATGCAGCAGCCGGCCTGCTGGCTTCGAGGGCGATGGCCAACAGAGCATTGGTATCGAGAAAGACCATGCTATCGCGGAGTTCCCGGGTGCTGATCGGATCGGCGCCAATCCCTGCACACACCAGCCGCGACGCAAAGGTTGCCATCCCCAGCGACCAGAGATGCTCCGTGTCCTCGGGGAGACTGCTGTCCAAGAAGCGCTTGAATCCGGATATCAGCGCATCAACCCGTGCTTGCAGACCCACGTTGGTCGCCGTCGTCTTGACGACGGAACCGAGACTTGGACCAGCCGCGCCAATGATGGGCGTCTTGCGGGTGATCGCGGCCACCCATCGGTCGCCGTAAGTCACGAAAAACGACACGCATGCGTCGTCAAACCACCTAGCCAGCTGCGATCGATCTAGGTCAGCTGGAAAATGGCGATCCAGGATGGATAGAACTCGCTCTCTACGCCTTATGACTTGGGCTCCAAGTTCTTCCCAGCTCTTCCGCCTCAGCCTCCATTTCCTGTAGGTGGGCTCAACGACCCCTTGTTGTTCAAGCAGTCGCAGCGCTTCGAGAATCTCCTGTCTAGGCGGCGACCCCCCGGCAACCATCTCGGTCACTGAGCGACAGACTCGATCGACCGAGACTCGTGAATCGCGCCCGGCGAGGAGGAGAGCCTTCGCTGCAAGCTGGGCATAGGCGCGTGTTCGAAGAGGCTCCGCAACACTACTGTATCGGAGGTGAGCCGCGATTACTTCTTGCCGAAGAAGATCCATGCGATGGCAGATCCGTGTGCAGGACGCTACCAAGATAAGCTGCGCGTAAGGTGGCCCGCACCCGGCGCCGCGCGTCGTGGCAGAGGAGGTTCGCCAGCTCCAGCTCCGTCCAGGGCGATACGCACCTGAGCACGCTCCGCGCGCTGGCCGGGGAGACGTCGATTGAGGGCGTGATCGAGAAGCTGGGTCGAAGAGACAGTGTCTGAGCGGGCGACAACGGTGCCCTGAGCGGCTCCCCGAAGGCGGTCTTGACTAAGGCTTCCAGGGCACGGACATTCCGGGGGTTAGCTTGTGACCAGGTTCACAAGCG harbors:
- a CDS encoding restriction endonuclease subunit S; the protein is MRAAAITDVAEVNPSLPRALRTRDGAEAVPFLPMAAVSEDGRASYHERRSLAELITGHTYFERGDVIVAKITPCFENGKAAHLIDLPADFGFGSTEFHVVRPGPELDGRYLFHALWNTGFRRIGARYMTGTAGQKRLPADTLRRHRVPLPSLAEQRRIAAVLDKADGIRRKRRESLRLLDEFLRSAFLEMFGDPVRNEKGWPTMPLAELGRVVTGSTPPTDDVDNYSDAGLPFIRPAQLDEASPITASDRHVAPKGQRLVEVLPAGAVLFCGIGATIGKSGYTAVPVCVNQQIHAVILNRDTMTPAYLLMVLRQARTAIVSRATATTLPILKKSAFERQRVPTPPIGLIERYARLYDRAVAVLNRSMQAGAHAADLFDSLAQRAFGGEGQRSS